One segment of Rosa chinensis cultivar Old Blush chromosome 6, RchiOBHm-V2, whole genome shotgun sequence DNA contains the following:
- the LOC112171354 gene encoding transcription factor ABORTED MICROSPORES isoform X2 — protein sequence MNNIIMSNLIPRLRPLVGLKGWDFCVVWKLSEDQRFVEWMDCCCSGTEITQDVGYEDHLLFPVVSAVLPCRDTLLQHPRTRSCDFLSKMSSSVPLDSGIYAETLMSNQPSWLNFSDSSTYSITNVEETVGTRVLMPIPGGLIELLVAKQVLEDQNVIDFITEQYNISIEQDHIGTSFGVNLDTMIHDEIQSKPVLLDHEQMDPSNHVFCSGDNSAMNFLQQFSHNLGSRMKNISYNVNSFEDSSHAPFLSDKQMEHPFTNCSKKTGFDQATEAMQRSMMMSETQATHHMHMQYMDQSLEPGMDHELEQDAGNNDKDSNIINDDGGHATDLNSDCSDHDQIDAEDDAKYRRRNGKGQAKNLVAERKRRKKLNDRLYELRSLVPNISKLDRSSILGDAIEYVMELQNQAKKLQDELDDDHDHEEVRHVHEGAANKNCGVTFQHNSLQSEIDQIQSGVDLKTEQNDHKAPNGFHLGTSGDGSVSKQSPDSEVIHDHKTQQMEPQVEVAQIDGNQFFVKVFCEHKPGGFVRLMEALSSLSLEVTNANVTSFRCLVSNVFIVEKKDSELVEADEVRDSLLELTRNPLKWRSEEMAKASEIGIGLDNNHHHHPHHQNLHNHHFSPFHLHHLPTEA from the exons ATGAACAATATCATCATGTCAAATCTCATACCGAGGCTTAGACCCCTTGTGGGTTTGAAAGGATGGGATTTTTGTGTTGTCTGGAAACTTAGTGAAGACCAAAG GTTTGTTGAGTGGATGGATTGTTGCTGTTCGGGGACTGAAATTACTCAAGATGTTGGATATGAAGACCATCTTCTTTTTCCAGTAGTTTCTGCAGTCCTTCCTTGTAGGGATACCTTGTTACAACATCCAAGAACCAGATCTTGtgattttctttccaaaatgtCTTCTTCAGTTCCCCTAGATTCCGG GATTTATGCAGAGACTTTAATGTCAAACCAACCCAGTTGGTTAAACTTCTCTGACAGTAGTACATATTCGATTACTAATGTAGAA GAAACTGTTGGGACCAGGGTTTTGATGCCAATACCAGGAGGACTAATTGAGCTTCTTGTTGCCAAACAA GTACTTGAAGACCAGAATGTTATCGATTTCATCACAGAGCAATACAACATCTCAATAGAACAGGATCATATTGGTACAAGCTTTGGGGTAAACTTGGACACAATGATTCATGATGAAATCCAATCAAAGCCAGTACTTTTAGACCACGAACAAATGGATCCCAGCAATCATGTTTTCTGCTCTGGCGATAATTCTGCCATGAACTTCTTGCAGCAGTTTAGTCACAACTTGGGAAGCAGGATGAAGAACATTAGTTATAATGTCAATTCTTTTGAAGATTCATCACATGCACCATTTCTTTCTGATAAGCAAATGGAGCACCCATTTACTAATTGTTCGAAAAAAACTGGGTTTGATCAAGCAACGGAGGCAATGCAAAGGTCCATGATGATGAGTGAGACACAAGCCACACACCATATGCATATGCAATATATGGATCAGTCATTAGAACCAGGCATGGATCATGAGCTGGAGCAGGATGCCGGCAATAATGATAAGGACTCAAATATTATAAATGATGATGGGGGACATGCTACAGATTTGAACTCAGATTGCAGTGATCATGATCAGATTGATGCTGAGGATGATGCAAAATATCGGAGGAGGAACGGAAAAGGGCAGGCCAAAAACcttgttgcagagagaaagagaaggaagaagCTTAATGACAGGCTCTATGAACTTAGGTCTTTAGTTCCCAATATTTCCAAG TTGGATAGATCTTCTATTCTTGGGGATGCAATAGAGTATGTGATGGAGTTGCAGAACCAAGCTAAAAAACTTCAAGATGAGCTTGATGATGATCATGATCACGAAGAAGTTCGCCATGTTCATGAAGGTGCTGCTAATAAGAACTGTGGCGTCACTTTCCAACATAACAGTTTACAATCAGAGATTGATCAGATTCAAAGTGGGGTTGACCTTAAAACTGAGCAAAATGATCATAAAGCTCCAAATGGGTTTCATTTGGGAACATCAGGAGACGGTAGTGTCTCAAAACAAAGCCCCGATTCAGAAGTTATCCACGATCACAAGACACAGCAGATGGAG CCCCAAGTGGAAGTAGCTCAAATAGATGGGAATCAGTTCTTTGTGAAAGTATTCTGTGAGCACAAGCCTGGTGGATTTGTGAGATTGATGGAGGCATTGAGCTCTCTGAGCCTGGAAGTTACTAATGCCAATGTAACTAGCTTCAGATGCCTCGTCTCTAATGTCTTCATCGTAGAG AAGAAGGAtagtgaactagttgaagcTGATGAAGTGAGAGACTCGTTGCTAGAGCTAACAAGGAACCCCTTAAAATGGCGTAGTGAGGAAATGGCGAAAGCATCAGAGATTGGGATTGGCTTGGATAACAACCACCACCATCATCCCCATCACCAAAACCTCCACAACCACCATTTCAGTCCCTTCCACTTGCACCATCTTCCTACTGAAGCATAA
- the LOC112171354 gene encoding transcription factor ABORTED MICROSPORES isoform X1 translates to MDLYLCFFCCAFVASSILVLFFLLSCSVLPKISRARQTTHIISCKLGVMNNIIMSNLIPRLRPLVGLKGWDFCVVWKLSEDQRFVEWMDCCCSGTEITQDVGYEDHLLFPVVSAVLPCRDTLLQHPRTRSCDFLSKMSSSVPLDSGIYAETLMSNQPSWLNFSDSSTYSITNVEETVGTRVLMPIPGGLIELLVAKQVLEDQNVIDFITEQYNISIEQDHIGTSFGVNLDTMIHDEIQSKPVLLDHEQMDPSNHVFCSGDNSAMNFLQQFSHNLGSRMKNISYNVNSFEDSSHAPFLSDKQMEHPFTNCSKKTGFDQATEAMQRSMMMSETQATHHMHMQYMDQSLEPGMDHELEQDAGNNDKDSNIINDDGGHATDLNSDCSDHDQIDAEDDAKYRRRNGKGQAKNLVAERKRRKKLNDRLYELRSLVPNISKLDRSSILGDAIEYVMELQNQAKKLQDELDDDHDHEEVRHVHEGAANKNCGVTFQHNSLQSEIDQIQSGVDLKTEQNDHKAPNGFHLGTSGDGSVSKQSPDSEVIHDHKTQQMEPQVEVAQIDGNQFFVKVFCEHKPGGFVRLMEALSSLSLEVTNANVTSFRCLVSNVFIVEKKDSELVEADEVRDSLLELTRNPLKWRSEEMAKASEIGIGLDNNHHHHPHHQNLHNHHFSPFHLHHLPTEA, encoded by the exons ATGGATCTCTACCTTTGTTTTTTCTGTTGTGCTTTTGTTGCTTCTTCCATCCTCGTCTTGTTTTTCTTACTAAGTTGTTCAGTACTGCCCAAAATCTCGAGAGCAAGACAAACTACTCATATCATCAGCTGCAAGCTAG GTGTCATGAACAATATCATCATGTCAAATCTCATACCGAGGCTTAGACCCCTTGTGGGTTTGAAAGGATGGGATTTTTGTGTTGTCTGGAAACTTAGTGAAGACCAAAG GTTTGTTGAGTGGATGGATTGTTGCTGTTCGGGGACTGAAATTACTCAAGATGTTGGATATGAAGACCATCTTCTTTTTCCAGTAGTTTCTGCAGTCCTTCCTTGTAGGGATACCTTGTTACAACATCCAAGAACCAGATCTTGtgattttctttccaaaatgtCTTCTTCAGTTCCCCTAGATTCCGG GATTTATGCAGAGACTTTAATGTCAAACCAACCCAGTTGGTTAAACTTCTCTGACAGTAGTACATATTCGATTACTAATGTAGAA GAAACTGTTGGGACCAGGGTTTTGATGCCAATACCAGGAGGACTAATTGAGCTTCTTGTTGCCAAACAA GTACTTGAAGACCAGAATGTTATCGATTTCATCACAGAGCAATACAACATCTCAATAGAACAGGATCATATTGGTACAAGCTTTGGGGTAAACTTGGACACAATGATTCATGATGAAATCCAATCAAAGCCAGTACTTTTAGACCACGAACAAATGGATCCCAGCAATCATGTTTTCTGCTCTGGCGATAATTCTGCCATGAACTTCTTGCAGCAGTTTAGTCACAACTTGGGAAGCAGGATGAAGAACATTAGTTATAATGTCAATTCTTTTGAAGATTCATCACATGCACCATTTCTTTCTGATAAGCAAATGGAGCACCCATTTACTAATTGTTCGAAAAAAACTGGGTTTGATCAAGCAACGGAGGCAATGCAAAGGTCCATGATGATGAGTGAGACACAAGCCACACACCATATGCATATGCAATATATGGATCAGTCATTAGAACCAGGCATGGATCATGAGCTGGAGCAGGATGCCGGCAATAATGATAAGGACTCAAATATTATAAATGATGATGGGGGACATGCTACAGATTTGAACTCAGATTGCAGTGATCATGATCAGATTGATGCTGAGGATGATGCAAAATATCGGAGGAGGAACGGAAAAGGGCAGGCCAAAAACcttgttgcagagagaaagagaaggaagaagCTTAATGACAGGCTCTATGAACTTAGGTCTTTAGTTCCCAATATTTCCAAG TTGGATAGATCTTCTATTCTTGGGGATGCAATAGAGTATGTGATGGAGTTGCAGAACCAAGCTAAAAAACTTCAAGATGAGCTTGATGATGATCATGATCACGAAGAAGTTCGCCATGTTCATGAAGGTGCTGCTAATAAGAACTGTGGCGTCACTTTCCAACATAACAGTTTACAATCAGAGATTGATCAGATTCAAAGTGGGGTTGACCTTAAAACTGAGCAAAATGATCATAAAGCTCCAAATGGGTTTCATTTGGGAACATCAGGAGACGGTAGTGTCTCAAAACAAAGCCCCGATTCAGAAGTTATCCACGATCACAAGACACAGCAGATGGAG CCCCAAGTGGAAGTAGCTCAAATAGATGGGAATCAGTTCTTTGTGAAAGTATTCTGTGAGCACAAGCCTGGTGGATTTGTGAGATTGATGGAGGCATTGAGCTCTCTGAGCCTGGAAGTTACTAATGCCAATGTAACTAGCTTCAGATGCCTCGTCTCTAATGTCTTCATCGTAGAG AAGAAGGAtagtgaactagttgaagcTGATGAAGTGAGAGACTCGTTGCTAGAGCTAACAAGGAACCCCTTAAAATGGCGTAGTGAGGAAATGGCGAAAGCATCAGAGATTGGGATTGGCTTGGATAACAACCACCACCATCATCCCCATCACCAAAACCTCCACAACCACCATTTCAGTCCCTTCCACTTGCACCATCTTCCTACTGAAGCATAA
- the LOC112172463 gene encoding uncharacterized protein LOC112172463 — translation MAGGRFRELLKKYGKVALGVHCSVSAASIAGLYVAIKNNVDVESLIDKLPNLNPLKKSHEEKPTSENGPSTAVVEERKRNRTAELAATSGGALALAFLCNKALFPIRVPITLAVTPPLAKFLARRRLIKTGV, via the coding sequence ATGGCCGGTGGTCGATTCCGCGAGCTTCTGAAGAAGTACGGCAAGGTCGCGCTGGGCGTCCACTGCTCCGTCTCCGCCGCCTCAATCGCCGGACTCTATGTCGCCATCAAGAACAACGTCGATGTGGAGTCCCTGATCGACAAGCTTCCCAATCTAAACCCTCTTAAAAAATCTCATGAAGAGAAACCCACCTCCGAAAATGGGCCGTCGACGGCTGTggttgaagagaggaagaggaatCGGACGGCGGAGCTCGCAGCCACCAGCGGCGGTGCTCTGGCATTGGCTTTTCTCTGCAACAAGGCTCTGTTTCCGATTCGGGTTCCGATTACGCTGGCGGTCACGCCTCCTTTGGccaagtttttggccaggaggAGGCTTATCAAGACCGGTGTATGA
- the LOC112169724 gene encoding probable ubiquitin-conjugating enzyme E2 23, which translates to MGSKQHDSVFKDDEPTTVDHDNSSLIQVEFSTDSNVNNEFKKLSEVVGGINNTPYIYRQDVVRSKNGMIGVVTEVAGDLDSDSGTSDDEDEDEDDIDDDDDDDHNSENHENDKDGGDDSNTNENGDKNQNGGNDKTGPLPADQVRVLWIDETESTQNINDLTVVDRGFLHGDFVAAASEPTGQVGVVVDVNISVDLKAPDGSIIKDVSSNDLKRVREFTVGDYVVLGAWLGRIEDVFDNVTVMIDDGSLCRILRADPMDLKPLSKNMLEDVHFPYYPGQRVKARSSSVFKNSLWLSGSWKANRLEGTVTKVTVGSVFIYWIASAGCGPDSSTAPAKEQVPRKLKLLSCFTHANWQLGDWCLFPSSGSSSSTAVDKGSKLELHQLDSTQMGNVCDSEESSLEEPNGNSASMDTDPVSVLDGNNGNAGSNTSIESSSSGSSLSVTKVPVSLHRKKLRKPVVKRDKKARKEENFERSFLIANTRTTVDVAWQDGSTERKLASTNLIPLDSPGDHEFVAEQYVVEKASDDGDNAFEARRVGLVKSVNAKERTACVQWLKAVSRAEDPREFDKEEVVSVYELEGHPDYDYCYGDVVVRLLPVSVSAQTASVSDLIEEPKQQNQPSELTSEVVDEASSVDKSCMDFSDLSWVGNITGLKNGDIEVTWADGMVSTVGPQAIYVVGRADDDDSIAGSEVSDAASWETVDDEEVHALFPLESITEEVEIQSDFNMNSEAEVGGEDNSGRNPALSVPLAALRFVTRLASGIFARGQKNLDPILDTKGEGDFEPREVEIFQGDHCEDSCSQKSKVVDSSVETNHKNEEHVSSETTKILDAAEILCNLRTEGLDAKECSKGDVCSFKRFDIVKDPLDHHYLGAAGQNNNGKKWFKKIQQDWGILQNNLPDGIYVRVYEDRMDLLRAVIVGAYGTPYQDGLFFFDFHLPPEYPDVPPSAYYHSGGWRINPNLYEEGKVCLSLLNTWTGRGNEVWDPKSSSILQVLVSLQGLVLNSKPYFNEAGYDKQIGTAEGEKNSLSYNENTFLLNCKTIMSLMRRPPKDFEELVQDHFRRRGYYILKACDAYMKGYLIGSLTKDASVSDSSDANSTSVGFKLMLAKIVPKLFLALSEVGADCHEFKHLQQS; encoded by the exons ATGGGAAGCAAGCAGCATGACAGTGTTTTTAAAGACGATGAACCTACTACTGTAGACCATGATAATAGTTCTTTGATCCAGGTTGAGTTTTCAACTGATTCAAATGTGAATAATGAATTTAAAAAGTTGAGTGAGGTTGTCGGTGGCATAAATAATACTCCATACATATATAGACAAGATGTTGTGAGGAGCAAGAATGGTATGATTGGGGTTGTGACTGAAGTTGCTGGTGATTTGGATTCTGATAGTGGCACGTctgatgatgaggatgaggatgaggatgatatAGATGACGACGATGACGACGACCACAACAGTGAGAATCATGAAAATGACAAAGATGGTGGTGATGACAGTAATACTAATGAAAATGGTGACAAGAACCAGAATGGTGGTAATGATAAGACTGGTCCTCTTCCTGCGGACCAGGTTCGAGTGCTTTGGATAGATGAAACTGAGTCAACCCAGAATATCAATGATTTAACAGTTGTTGATCGAGGATTCTTGCATGGAGATTTTGTTGCTGCTGCTTCTGAGCCAACCGGGCAAGTTGGTGTCGTGGTGGATGTCAATATCTCTGTTGATCTGAAAGCTCCTGACGGGTCCATCATAAAAGATGTGTCATCCAATGACTTAAAACGTGTGAGGGAGTTCACTGTTGGTGATTATGTGGTCCTTGGTGCCTGGCTGGGTAGAATTGAGGATGTTTTTGATAATGTGACAGTGATGATTGATGATGGTTCCCTATGTAGAATTTTGAGAGCAGATCCGATGGATCTTAAACCACTTTCCAAAAATATGCTTGAAGATGTGCATTTCCCTTATTACCCAGGCCAGCGTGTGAAGGCAAGGTCATCATCGGTTTTCAAGAATTCTTTGTGGCTATCCGGCTCATGGAAGGCTAATCGTCTGGAAGGTACTGTTACTAAAGTTACAGTGGGATCAGTGTTTATTTATTGGATAGCTTCTGCTGGCTGTGGCCCAGATTCTTCAACTGCCCCTGCTAAAGAGCAGGTCCCCAGGAAGTTGAAATTATTGTCTTGTTTCACACATGCAAATTGGCAGTTGGGCGACTGGTGTCTCTTTCCATCATCGGGGTCGTCATCTTCCACTGCCGTAGATAAGGGTTCAAAATTAGAACTTCATCAATTAGATTCTACTCAAATGGGTAATGTTTGTGATTCGGAAGAGAGTTCACTAGAAGAACCAAATGGAAATAGTGCATCCATGGATACTGACCCAGTGTCTGTATTAGATGGAAACAATGGAAATGCTGGAAGTAATACTTCTATTGAATCTAGTTCCAGCGGTAGTTCATTGTCAGTCACAAAGGTGCCTGTTTCTCTTCATCGCAAAAAGCTGCGTAAACCTGTGGTTAAAAGAGACAAGAAGGCACGAAAGGAGGAAAATTTTGAAAGATCTTTTTTGATTGCCAATACCAGGACAACAGTTGATGTGGCATGGCAGGATGGTTCAACAGAACGGAAGCTGGCTTCAACCAATTTAATTCCTCTTGATAGTCCTGGTGATCATGAATTTGTTGCTGAACAATATGTGGTGGAGAAGGCATCTGATGATGGTGACAATGCTTTTGAAGCTAGGCGTGTTGGACTCGTGAAAAGCGTCAATGCCAAGGAGCGAACAGCTTGTGTACAGTGGTTGAAGGCAGTTTCCAGAGCTGAAGATCCTAGAGAGTTTGACAAGGAGGAAGTGGTTAGTGTATATGAGCTTGAGGGTCACCCAGATTATGATTACTGTTATGGGGATGTTGTTGTCAGATTGTTGCCAGTTTCTGTTTCTGCACAAACTGCTTCGGTATCGGACTTAATTGAGGAGCCAAAGCAGCAAAATCAACCAAGTGAGCTTACATCAGAAGTTGTTGATGAAGCTTCTTCTGTTGATAAATCTTGTATGGACTTCTCAGATCTTTCCTGGGTTGGGAATATAACTGGTCTTAAGAATGGTGATATTGAAGTTACATGGGCTGACGGGATGGTTTCTACG GTTGGACCTCAAGCAATTTATGTTGTTGGTCGAGCTGATGATGATGACTCAATTGCTGGGAGCGAGGTTAGTGATGCTGCTAGTTGGGAAACTGTTGATGATGAGGAGGTGCATGCCCTATTTCCCCTCGAGAGTATAACAGAG GAAGTGGAGATACAGAGCGACTTTAATATGAATTCTGAAGCAGAGGTAGGTGGAGAAGATAATTCTGGAAGGAACCCTGCATTGTCTGTTCCCTTGGCTGCACTTCGCTTTGTTACCAGACTGGCAAGTGGAATATTTGCTCGGGGACAAAAGAACTTGGATCCAATTTTAGATACTAAAGGTGAAGGTGATTTTGAGCCTCGGGAAGTTGAAATTTTTCAGGGAGATCATTGTGAAGATTCCTGCTCTCAGAAATCTAAAGTTGTTGATAGTAGTGTGGAGACCAATCATAAAAATGAAGAGCATGTTTCCTCGGAGACAACAAAAATATTGGATGCAGCAGAAATCTTGTGCAACTTAAGGACTGAAGGATTGGATGCTAAAGAATGTAGCAAGGGTGATGTTTGCAGTTTCAAACGCTTTGATATAGTCAAAGATCCTTTGGACCATCATTATCTTGGTGCAGCAGGGCAG AATAACAATGGTAAGAAGTGGTTCAAGAAGATTCAGCAAGATTGGGGCATCCTTCAAAATAACCTGCCTG ATGGCATCTACGTACGCGTTTATGAAGATCGAATGGATCTCTTGAGGGCAGTTATAGTTGGGGCTTATGGGACACCTTACCAAGATGGCCTCTTCTTTTTCGATTTTCATCTCCCTCCGGAGTACCCTGATGTCCCTCCG TCAGCATATTATCATTCTGGTGGCTGGCGGATAAATCCAAATCTATACGAAGAAGGCAAAGTCTGTCTTAGTCTGTTAAATACTTGGACTGGCAGAGGAAATGAAGTTTGGGATCCAAAGTCTTCTAGCATCCTTCAAGTTCTAGTTTCACTCCAGGGATTGGTGCTAAATTCTAAGCCCTATTTCAACGAAGCTGGCTATGATAAGCAAATTGGAACAGCTGAAGGGGAGAAAAATTCGTTGTCCTACAATGAGAATACTTTCTTGCTGAATTGCAAGACGATAATGTCTCTTATGCGGAGGCCTCCCAAG GACTTTGAAGAGCTTGTTCAAGACCATTTCAGGAGGCGTGGTTATTATATCCTCAAGGCTTGCGATGCATATATGAAAGGCTACTTGATAGGTTCACTCACTAAAGATGCATCTGTTAGTGATAGCAGTGATGCAAATTCAACCTCTGTTGGTTTCAAGTTGATGTTAGCTAAGATTGTGCCAAAGCTGTTCTTGGCTTTGAGTGAGGTTGGAGCCGATTGTCATGAATTTAAGCATCTGCAACAGTCATAG